One region of Streptomyces rishiriensis genomic DNA includes:
- a CDS encoding sugar ABC transporter substrate-binding protein: MKACIRDTAAALTAVCTAVVLAACGASADGSSGGADGPRIGLLLPDVTTPRWEAQDRPLLEKKIDEVCAECTVEHANAKGDVALQQEQMDSMITKGADAIVLVAVDARSLGPAVTKAREAGIPVIAYDRLAEGPISGYVSFDGEEVGRLQGRALLTAMGDKVPGAQIVMMNGDPSDPNTKLFEDGARSVLDGQVRIGKAYDTLQWRRETAHMNMSGAIAALGVESIDGVYAANDGLAAGSISALKANKVDPLPPVTGQDAELSALRRIVAGDQYMTVFKPFGPEAAAGGAMAVAAARGENLEQLAEDEVSTRDGDAVAAVLLSPVSVTAGNIRTTVVKDGLHTVRQICTPELTAACEQAGLT, from the coding sequence ATGAAGGCCTGCATCAGGGACACGGCCGCCGCGCTGACCGCGGTCTGCACCGCGGTCGTGCTGGCGGCCTGCGGAGCGAGCGCCGACGGGAGCTCCGGCGGAGCGGACGGGCCGCGCATCGGACTGCTGCTGCCGGACGTCACCACACCCCGCTGGGAGGCCCAGGACAGGCCGCTGCTGGAGAAGAAGATCGACGAGGTGTGCGCCGAGTGCACGGTCGAGCACGCCAACGCCAAGGGTGATGTGGCCCTGCAGCAGGAACAGATGGACTCGATGATCACCAAGGGGGCCGATGCCATCGTGCTCGTGGCCGTGGACGCCCGCTCGCTCGGCCCGGCGGTCACGAAGGCCCGCGAGGCGGGCATCCCGGTCATCGCCTACGACCGGCTCGCGGAGGGCCCCATCTCGGGCTACGTCTCCTTCGACGGTGAGGAGGTCGGCAGGCTCCAGGGCCGGGCGCTGCTGACGGCGATGGGCGACAAGGTTCCCGGCGCCCAGATCGTCATGATGAACGGCGACCCCAGCGATCCGAACACGAAGCTGTTCGAGGACGGCGCCCGGTCCGTGCTCGACGGACAGGTGAGGATCGGCAAGGCCTACGACACCCTCCAGTGGCGCAGGGAGACCGCGCACATGAACATGTCCGGGGCCATCGCGGCCCTCGGCGTCGAGTCCATCGACGGGGTCTACGCGGCCAACGACGGACTCGCCGCCGGAAGCATCTCCGCGCTCAAGGCGAACAAGGTCGATCCGCTGCCCCCGGTCACCGGACAGGACGCCGAGCTCTCCGCGCTGCGGCGCATCGTCGCCGGCGACCAGTACATGACCGTCTTCAAGCCGTTCGGGCCCGAGGCGGCCGCGGGAGGCGCCATGGCCGTCGCGGCGGCCCGCGGGGAGAACCTCGAGCAGCTGGCCGAGGACGAGGTGTCGACGCGCGACGGGGACGCGGTCGCCGCCGTGCTGCTGTCACCGGTGTCGGTGACCGCCGGCAACATCAGGACCACGGTGGTGAAGGACGGCCTGCACACCGTCCGGCAGATCTGCACGCCCGAGCTCACGGCCGCCTGCGAACAAGCCGGACTGACCTGA
- a CDS encoding sugar ABC transporter permease yields the protein MVTRVRAAAGAVRGGPAVVRRKLSAGELGSLPVVVVLAVVWITFQSLNANFLSPRNLSNLSVDIVGTGMIAVGIVFVLLLGELDLSVGSISGLAAAVFAVLNVNNGAPEWLALIAAVLAGTAAGTVQGYSIARTRVPAFVITLAGLLTWNGLMLSVLGDSGTVNLDENGLVAKLTSYYFTDDAVAYGLAAVAAGAFFLVSDRDRRRRRAIGMPHRSLRGIALRTAALAAVAFAVAYLLNRFQGLPLALLIFLVVVAGLDVVLRRTRHGRQVYALGGSLEAARRASIGVTWVQTAVLAASGTMAAVGGLFLASRITSVSQSSGSGVLLVNAIAAAVIGGTSLFGGRGSTWSAVLGMLVIQSIASGMAITDTPPAVQFVITGGVLFAAVVIDSLSRPAQVARRRG from the coding sequence GTGGTGACCCGCGTGCGGGCCGCCGCCGGGGCCGTGCGCGGGGGGCCGGCCGTCGTCCGGCGCAAGCTGAGCGCCGGTGAACTGGGCTCGCTGCCCGTCGTAGTCGTCCTCGCCGTCGTCTGGATCACCTTCCAGTCCCTCAACGCGAACTTCCTCTCGCCCCGGAACCTGTCCAATCTCAGCGTGGACATCGTGGGCACCGGGATGATCGCGGTCGGCATCGTCTTCGTGCTGCTGCTCGGAGAGCTCGATCTGTCCGTCGGCTCGATCAGCGGGCTCGCGGCGGCCGTCTTCGCCGTGCTGAACGTGAACAACGGGGCGCCGGAATGGCTCGCGCTCATCGCCGCGGTGCTGGCGGGCACCGCGGCGGGAACCGTCCAGGGCTACTCCATCGCCAGGACCCGGGTGCCCGCCTTCGTGATCACGCTCGCCGGGCTGCTCACCTGGAACGGCCTGATGCTGTCCGTCCTCGGCGACAGCGGCACCGTCAACCTCGACGAGAACGGTCTGGTCGCCAAGCTGACCAGCTACTACTTCACCGACGACGCCGTCGCCTACGGCCTGGCGGCGGTCGCCGCGGGCGCGTTCTTCCTCGTCTCCGACCGCGACCGGCGCCGCCGCCGGGCCATCGGCATGCCGCACCGGTCACTGCGCGGCATCGCGCTGCGCACCGCGGCGCTTGCCGCGGTCGCCTTCGCCGTCGCCTACCTGCTCAACCGGTTCCAGGGGCTGCCCCTCGCCCTGTTGATCTTCCTCGTGGTGGTGGCCGGCCTCGACGTCGTGCTCCGCCGCACGCGTCACGGACGGCAGGTCTACGCGCTCGGCGGCAGCCTGGAGGCGGCCCGCCGCGCCAGCATCGGCGTGACGTGGGTGCAGACCGCGGTGCTCGCGGCCTCCGGCACGATGGCCGCCGTCGGGGGCCTGTTCCTGGCATCGCGGATCACCTCGGTGAGCCAGAGTTCCGGGTCGGGCGTGCTGCTGGTCAACGCCATCGCGGCGGCCGTCATCGGCGGCACCAGCCTGTTCGGCGGCCGCGGTTCCACCTGGTCGGCGGTGCTCGGCATGCTGGTCATCCAGTCGATCGCCTCGGGCATGGCGATCACGGACACTCCCCCGGCCGTGCAGTTCGTCATCACGGGCGGGGTGCTCTTCGCCGCGGTGGTCATCGACTCGTTGTCGCGACCGGCTCAGGTGGCACGCAGACGCGGGTGA
- a CDS encoding FAD-dependent oxidoreductase translates to MTTDVTIIGAGLGGLTLARVLHLHGIAATVYEAEVSPTARAQGGMLDIHEDTGRPAIRAAGLLDEFRGLVLEGRQALRILDRDGTVLFDEPDDGTGGRPEVQRAELRRMLLDSLPAGTVRWGHKAAGVRALGGGRHEVSFADGGTAVTKLLVGADGAWSRVRPLLSLTSPEYTGMSVVETYLFDGDTRHPASAKTVGGGSLLALAPGRGILAHREKGDTLHTYVMLARSRDWFASVDLTDAAGARARIAREFDDWSPELTALITDADAAPVLRPLHALPTGHRWDRVPGVTLLGDAAHLSVPNGEGANLAMYDGAELGKALAAHPDDVEAALTEYEQAMFPRSAAAAGDGTRLHELMFGDHAPHGLITAFAEDDRTP, encoded by the coding sequence ATGACCACTGACGTCACGATCATCGGCGCCGGGCTCGGCGGACTGACTCTCGCCCGGGTCCTCCACCTTCACGGCATAGCGGCCACGGTCTACGAGGCCGAGGTCTCACCGACGGCTCGTGCCCAGGGCGGGATGCTCGACATCCACGAGGACACCGGCCGGCCGGCCATTCGGGCGGCGGGCCTGCTGGACGAGTTCCGCGGCCTCGTCCTGGAGGGCCGCCAGGCGCTGCGGATCCTCGACCGGGACGGGACCGTCCTGTTCGACGAACCCGACGACGGTACCGGCGGCCGCCCCGAGGTACAGCGCGCCGAGCTGCGCCGGATGCTGCTCGACTCGCTCCCGGCCGGCACCGTCCGCTGGGGCCACAAGGCCGCCGGTGTCCGCGCCCTGGGCGGGGGACGGCACGAGGTGAGCTTCGCCGACGGCGGCACGGCCGTCACGAAGCTGCTGGTCGGCGCGGACGGCGCGTGGTCGAGGGTCCGGCCGCTGCTCTCCCTCACCTCGCCCGAGTACACCGGTATGTCGGTCGTCGAGACCTATCTGTTCGACGGCGACACCCGGCACCCGGCCAGCGCCAAGACGGTCGGCGGCGGGTCCCTGCTCGCGCTCGCCCCGGGCCGGGGAATCCTGGCGCACCGGGAGAAGGGCGACACCCTGCACACCTACGTGATGCTCGCCCGGTCCCGGGACTGGTTCGCCTCCGTCGATCTCACCGACGCCGCCGGAGCCCGCGCGCGGATCGCGCGGGAGTTCGACGACTGGTCCCCGGAGCTCACCGCGCTGATCACCGACGCCGACGCCGCGCCCGTCCTGCGCCCGCTCCACGCCCTGCCGACCGGGCACCGGTGGGACCGGGTGCCGGGGGTGACCCTGCTCGGCGACGCCGCCCACCTCTCGGTCCCGAACGGTGAGGGCGCCAACCTGGCCATGTACGACGGCGCCGAACTCGGCAAGGCCCTCGCCGCACACCCCGACGACGTCGAGGCGGCGCTCACCGAGTACGAGCAGGCCATGTTCCCCCGCAGTGCGGCGGCCGCCGGCGACGGCACCCGGCTGCACGAGCTCATGTTCGGCGACCACGCGCCCCACGGCCTGATCACGGCCTTCGCCGAGGACGACCGGACCCCGTGA
- a CDS encoding GNAT family N-acetyltransferase: protein MEIRHTTDDELDLFVDTLHAAFGRFPETPSEDGGGVWWSALETERNLLAVTADGRPVGTAGAYSFELTLPGGVPVPAAGVTAVGVLPSHRRRGVLGAMMRHQLAGLRDGGEFLSVLLASEALIYRRFGYGPATYTRRLTVPRHRADLALPRARGTAGAPEKGPDTGTIELLRRAECGEILEEVYDRYRRAQPGALSRPHRWWARGAGQPPIATTPRYVAVHRDADGVPDGYACYSLGEGDTLTVDETVAGDDAVFTALAGFVLGHDLVTQVEFKHFPPEHPLRWQFADFRAGRVSDDTDWLWVRLLDVPRALTARGWFTDGELVLDVEDPFLGEHGRYLLTVRDGVADCVPTDREPDLSLDVSDLGSVYLGGTAPSTLVRAGHVRAHRPGAAALADALFRAERPPHCLHWF from the coding sequence ATGGAGATCCGTCACACGACCGACGACGAGCTCGACCTCTTCGTCGACACACTGCATGCCGCGTTCGGGCGTTTCCCGGAGACCCCGTCCGAGGACGGCGGCGGGGTGTGGTGGTCGGCGCTGGAGACGGAACGCAACCTGCTCGCCGTGACGGCGGACGGGCGCCCCGTCGGCACCGCCGGTGCGTACTCCTTCGAGCTCACCCTGCCCGGCGGGGTCCCCGTCCCGGCCGCCGGGGTGACGGCCGTCGGCGTCCTGCCCTCGCACCGGCGCCGGGGCGTGCTCGGCGCGATGATGCGGCATCAGCTCGCAGGGCTGCGGGACGGGGGAGAGTTCCTCTCGGTCCTGCTGGCCTCCGAGGCCCTGATCTACCGCAGGTTCGGCTACGGGCCGGCGACCTACACCCGCCGGCTGACGGTGCCGCGCCACAGGGCCGACCTCGCGCTCCCCCGCGCCCGCGGCACGGCCGGCGCCCCGGAGAAGGGCCCGGACACCGGCACGATCGAGTTGCTGCGGCGTGCCGAGTGCGGCGAGATCCTGGAAGAGGTCTACGACCGGTACCGCCGCGCACAGCCCGGCGCGCTGTCCCGGCCGCACCGCTGGTGGGCCCGGGGCGCGGGGCAGCCCCCGATCGCGACGACGCCGCGCTACGTCGCCGTCCACCGGGACGCGGACGGGGTACCGGACGGGTACGCCTGCTACTCCCTCGGCGAGGGCGACACCCTGACGGTCGACGAGACCGTCGCCGGCGACGACGCCGTCTTCACGGCCCTGGCCGGGTTCGTGCTCGGGCACGACCTGGTCACCCAGGTCGAGTTCAAGCACTTCCCACCCGAGCACCCGCTGCGCTGGCAGTTCGCCGACTTCCGGGCCGGCCGGGTCAGCGACGACACCGACTGGCTCTGGGTCCGGCTGCTGGACGTCCCGCGTGCGCTGACCGCGCGCGGCTGGTTCACGGACGGCGAGCTCGTCCTCGACGTCGAGGATCCGTTCCTCGGCGAGCACGGCCGCTACCTGCTGACCGTCCGGGACGGCGTAGCCGACTGCGTCCCGACGGACCGGGAGCCCGACCTGTCCCTGGACGTGAGCGACCTGGGTTCGGTCTACCTCGGCGGCACCGCCCCGAGCACGCTCGTGCGTGCCGGGCACGTCCGGGCCCACCGGCCGGGCGCGGCCGCCCTCGCCGACGCCCTCTTCCGTGCCGAACGCCCCCCGCACTGCCTGCACTGGTTCTGA
- a CDS encoding sensor histidine kinase yields MPKNSPAAEGRRKPLTRNWPVARRLRAVLLIPVLVALVLGGLRAKRSVDIWQAADDAVRVAELIRAASTYASDAIDERDLSVIPLLTGARTSDTVVQARRTTDADARAFDAAVARMPRTGGLVRRVQLVRAGEAQLAAVRADAFTSRMSGVRTEESYHTVQHPLMEISNELGFGSSSQASIGRTLYAVSLTQAAESLIRSIGTHLLVEDRERLAPGELASQLASFRSYAYLEQVGLQEYVGAGTTEDVTKLQQALAAAGERGRQRTAEAAAQAAAAGRTFVTPPGIDVMIAEIASGKPAEELAARGITPESFFAAATLGFDAYRGIQVNLTDAALASAHDIADDARRDAVTNAALVLASVLVAFLLASWVARTMSTGMRRLSAFAMEIAGRRLPALIDQMSGPDAGEADTRVVPIPIHTTDEIGEVARAFDLVHREAVRLAAEQARLRGNINAVFTNLSHRGQSLIERQLALITSLEDLETDPEQLENLFRLDHLATRVRRNGENLLVLGGERPAQQWDRPLPLVDVVRAACSEVEQYERIRLSGLPEAQIDGRTVPDLVHLLAELLENATVFSSPQSEVRVTGVRLPDGRITVEIHDEGIGLAADDFAVINRKLADPPTVDVGVSRQMGLFVVGRLAERHGIRVRLRPSGEKSGTASLVMLPDTVTQPLPGVLPDSDTLTLALLENVPRPSLAGAAISSGGQDRGDAFTDYESWQDEPAGTRPADEPPSDRPPTKAGARPRRLSRRAPRSGRRPRTD; encoded by the coding sequence GTGCCGAAGAACTCACCCGCGGCCGAGGGACGAAGAAAGCCCCTCACCCGCAACTGGCCCGTGGCCCGACGGCTCCGGGCCGTCCTGCTGATCCCCGTGCTCGTCGCCCTCGTGCTCGGGGGCCTGCGGGCGAAACGTTCGGTCGACATCTGGCAGGCCGCCGACGACGCGGTCCGCGTGGCGGAACTGATCCGAGCGGCGAGCACATACGCGAGCGACGCGATCGACGAGCGCGATCTGTCGGTCATCCCCCTGCTGACGGGTGCCAGGACGTCCGACACGGTCGTACAGGCCCGCAGGACCACCGACGCGGACGCGCGGGCGTTCGACGCGGCGGTCGCCCGGATGCCGAGGACCGGCGGACTCGTCCGGCGCGTGCAGCTGGTCCGCGCCGGCGAGGCACAGCTCGCCGCGGTGCGGGCCGACGCCTTCACCTCCCGGATGTCCGGGGTGCGGACCGAGGAGAGCTACCACACCGTCCAGCACCCGTTGATGGAGATCTCGAACGAACTGGGCTTCGGCAGCAGCAGCCAGGCGAGCATCGGCCGGACGCTCTACGCCGTGTCGCTGACCCAGGCGGCCGAGTCCCTGATCCGGTCCATCGGCACGCATCTGCTGGTGGAGGACCGCGAGCGGCTCGCCCCCGGTGAACTCGCTTCGCAGCTCGCCTCGTTCCGCTCGTACGCCTACCTCGAACAGGTGGGGCTCCAGGAGTACGTGGGCGCCGGCACCACCGAGGACGTGACAAAGCTCCAGCAGGCGCTGGCCGCCGCCGGGGAGCGGGGCAGGCAGCGGACCGCCGAGGCGGCCGCACAGGCCGCGGCGGCGGGCCGGACGTTCGTCACCCCGCCCGGCATCGACGTGATGATCGCCGAGATCGCCAGCGGCAAGCCGGCCGAGGAACTGGCCGCGCGGGGCATCACGCCCGAGTCGTTCTTCGCCGCGGCCACGCTGGGTTTCGACGCCTACCGGGGCATCCAGGTGAACCTCACCGACGCCGCGCTCGCGAGCGCCCACGACATCGCCGACGACGCGCGCCGGGACGCCGTCACCAACGCGGCGCTCGTGCTGGCCTCGGTGCTCGTGGCCTTTCTGCTCGCGTCCTGGGTGGCCCGCACGATGAGCACCGGCATGCGCCGTCTCAGCGCCTTCGCCATGGAGATCGCCGGCCGGCGGCTGCCCGCCCTCATCGACCAGATGTCCGGACCCGACGCCGGCGAAGCGGACACCCGGGTCGTCCCGATCCCGATCCACACCACCGACGAGATCGGCGAAGTCGCCCGGGCCTTCGACCTGGTCCATCGTGAGGCCGTCCGGCTCGCCGCCGAGCAGGCCCGGCTGCGGGGCAACATCAACGCCGTCTTCACCAACCTCTCGCACCGGGGACAGTCCCTGATCGAACGTCAACTGGCGCTCATCACCAGCCTGGAGGACCTCGAGACCGACCCGGAGCAACTGGAGAACCTCTTCCGGCTGGACCATCTCGCCACCCGGGTCCGCCGCAACGGCGAGAACCTCCTGGTGCTCGGCGGCGAGCGGCCCGCCCAGCAGTGGGACCGGCCGCTGCCGCTGGTGGACGTCGTCCGCGCGGCCTGCTCGGAGGTGGAGCAGTACGAACGCATCCGGCTCTCCGGACTGCCGGAGGCCCAGATCGACGGCCGGACCGTGCCCGACCTCGTCCATCTGCTCGCCGAACTGCTGGAGAACGCCACGGTGTTCTCCTCCCCGCAATCGGAGGTGCGGGTGACCGGGGTGCGCCTCCCCGACGGCCGGATCACGGTCGAGATCCACGACGAGGGCATCGGGTTGGCGGCGGACGACTTCGCGGTGATCAACCGCAAGTTGGCCGACCCGCCGACCGTCGACGTCGGCGTGTCCCGGCAGATGGGGTTGTTCGTGGTCGGCAGGCTCGCCGAACGGCACGGCATCCGCGTCCGGTTGCGTCCCTCCGGCGAGAAGTCCGGCACGGCGTCCCTCGTGATGCTGCCCGACACGGTCACCCAGCCCCTGCCGGGCGTCCTGCCCGACTCCGACACCCTGACGTTGGCCCTGCTCGAGAACGTCCCGCGGCCCTCGCTCGCGGGCGCCGCGATCTCTTCCGGCGGCCAGGACCGCGGTGACGCCTTCACGGACTACGAGTCGTGGCAGGACGAGCCGGCCGGGACGCGGCCCGCCGACGAGCCGCCCTCCGACCGACCGCCGACGAAGGCCGGCGCCCGACCGCGGCGGCTCTCCCGGCGCGCGCCGCGGAGCGGCCGCCGTCCGCGCACCGACTGA
- a CDS encoding right-handed parallel beta-helix repeat-containing protein, translating into MKKCHIAYLACTAALIGAGLGAAPPVAAHTVHVVHPGESIQKAVDASQPGDTVLLTHGIYHESVDVSTPGLTLRGVGRGTVLQPETAASTGSTAPSTASGATKAANSCAAAGNGICVVGTKDHNVDGVTVASLTVSGFAKTGVYATEADGLTVRHVTAVKNGVWGIATEHSVHGVFRGNSARDNGDAGLFLANTIKEEQGATDTEGTVVEHNRLEGNRIGVTVRRLRNLTVADNHLTGNCAGVFVVGDENKPKAGFVTVRDNRIERNNKSCPKTARLDALQGSGIVLTGAEDSLVTHNVIKDNVGKSPLSGGIVLFKSFVGTTSDRNRISDNLLRGNSPDLVNTDTGKGNTFEGNSCRSSKPAGLC; encoded by the coding sequence ATGAAGAAATGCCATATCGCATACTTGGCGTGCACGGCGGCACTGATCGGAGCGGGGCTCGGTGCCGCTCCGCCGGTCGCCGCCCACACAGTCCATGTGGTCCACCCAGGGGAATCGATCCAGAAGGCGGTGGACGCCTCGCAGCCGGGCGACACCGTTCTGCTGACCCACGGCATCTACCACGAGAGCGTCGACGTGAGCACGCCCGGGCTCACCCTGCGCGGCGTGGGCCGCGGCACGGTGCTCCAGCCGGAGACGGCCGCGAGCACCGGCAGCACCGCCCCGAGCACCGCATCGGGCGCCACGAAGGCCGCGAACAGCTGTGCCGCGGCCGGCAACGGCATCTGCGTCGTGGGCACGAAGGACCACAACGTCGACGGCGTCACGGTCGCCTCCCTCACGGTGAGCGGCTTCGCCAAGACCGGCGTCTACGCCACGGAGGCCGACGGGCTGACCGTGCGACACGTCACCGCGGTGAAGAACGGCGTGTGGGGCATCGCCACGGAGCACTCGGTCCACGGCGTGTTCCGCGGCAACTCCGCCCGGGACAACGGCGACGCGGGTCTGTTCCTCGCCAACACCATCAAGGAGGAGCAGGGCGCCACGGACACCGAGGGAACCGTGGTCGAGCACAACCGGCTGGAGGGCAACCGGATCGGCGTCACCGTCCGCCGCCTGCGCAACCTGACCGTCGCGGACAACCACCTCACGGGCAACTGCGCGGGCGTGTTCGTTGTCGGCGACGAGAACAAGCCGAAGGCCGGCTTCGTGACGGTGCGCGACAACCGCATCGAGCGCAACAACAAGTCCTGCCCGAAGACCGCCCGGCTGGACGCCCTCCAGGGCTCGGGCATCGTCCTCACCGGCGCCGAGGACAGCCTGGTCACCCACAACGTGATCAAGGACAACGTCGGCAAGTCCCCGCTGTCCGGCGGCATCGTGCTGTTCAAGAGTTTCGTGGGCACGACCAGCGACCGGAACCGGATCAGCGACAACCTGCTGCGCGGCAACTCGCCGGACCTCGTCAACACGGACACCGGCAAGGGCAACACCTTCGAAGGCAACTCCTGCCGCTCGTCGAAGCCCGCCGGTCTGTGCTGA
- a CDS encoding methyltransferase gives MTTAQSAPPPSMRLRELAFGAACAAALRAAARLGVADALGDSPTAVEDLAAAVKTEPRPLRRLLRALSCYGVFAEGPDGSFAHTDVSRLLREDDPNSLRAITLWCTEPWTWDAWPMLDEAVRTGRNVVEDLYGKEFFPYLNEDAPESADVFNRAMTTSSVQSARDVAQFLDLTGSSSVADIGGGQGHVVASLLDKYPSMQGSLLDLPRVVENAVPRLLAGGDLADRARVVPGDVRTAVPVKADVYVIKNILEWDDESTARTLRNVREAGGPGTRVVVIENLVDDSPSMRFSTAMDLLLLLNVGGAKHTTQSMVDRLTEAGLVIDDISPVNPYLHAFDCHVPA, from the coding sequence ATGACGACCGCTCAGTCTGCCCCTCCACCGTCGATGCGGCTGCGGGAACTCGCCTTCGGGGCGGCCTGTGCCGCCGCCCTCCGCGCGGCCGCCCGGCTGGGCGTCGCCGACGCCCTCGGCGACAGCCCCACGGCCGTGGAGGACCTCGCGGCCGCGGTGAAGACCGAACCCCGCCCGCTGCGACGGCTCCTGCGGGCCCTGTCCTGCTACGGCGTCTTCGCCGAGGGGCCGGACGGCTCGTTCGCGCACACCGACGTCTCCCGGCTGCTGCGCGAGGACGACCCCAACAGCCTGCGCGCCATCACGCTGTGGTGCACCGAGCCGTGGACCTGGGACGCCTGGCCGATGCTCGACGAGGCGGTGCGCACCGGCCGCAACGTGGTGGAGGACCTGTACGGCAAGGAGTTCTTCCCCTACCTCAACGAGGACGCCCCGGAGTCGGCCGACGTCTTCAACCGCGCCATGACGACCTCCAGCGTGCAGTCGGCGCGGGACGTCGCGCAGTTCCTCGACCTGACGGGGAGTTCGTCCGTCGCCGACATCGGCGGCGGCCAGGGGCACGTGGTGGCGAGCCTGCTGGACAAGTACCCCTCGATGCAGGGGTCGCTGCTCGACCTCCCCCGGGTGGTGGAGAACGCGGTGCCGCGCCTGCTCGCGGGCGGCGACCTCGCGGACCGTGCGCGCGTGGTGCCCGGCGACGTCCGTACGGCCGTCCCGGTGAAGGCCGACGTCTACGTCATCAAGAACATCCTGGAGTGGGACGACGAGAGCACGGCCCGCACGCTGCGCAACGTCCGTGAGGCGGGCGGCCCCGGGACCCGGGTCGTGGTCATCGAGAACCTCGTCGACGACTCGCCCTCGATGCGGTTCAGCACCGCCATGGACCTGCTGCTGCTCCTCAACGTCGGCGGGGCGAAGCACACCACTCAGAGCATGGTGGACCGGCTGACCGAGGCGGGCCTCGTCATCGACGACATCAGCCCGGTCAACCCCTACCTCCACGCGTTCGACTGCCACGTCCCCGCGTGA
- a CDS encoding TcmI family type II polyketide cyclase, whose amino-acid sequence MHQALIVARMAPGSAPDIAKVFEESDRGELPRLVGVNRRSLFQFGDVYMHLIESEREPGPAIAKITGHPEFRDVSERLAAYVSAYDPETWRSPKDAMAQRFYLWEREPAG is encoded by the coding sequence ATGCACCAAGCCCTGATCGTCGCCCGGATGGCCCCGGGATCGGCGCCCGACATCGCCAAGGTGTTCGAGGAGTCGGACCGGGGAGAACTGCCGCGGCTCGTCGGCGTGAACCGGCGCAGCCTGTTCCAGTTCGGCGACGTGTACATGCACCTGATCGAGTCCGAGCGCGAGCCCGGACCCGCCATCGCCAAGATCACCGGACATCCGGAGTTCCGGGACGTCAGCGAGCGGCTGGCGGCGTACGTCAGCGCGTACGACCCCGAGACCTGGCGTTCCCCGAAGGACGCCATGGCGCAGCGCTTCTACCTCTGGGAGCGTGAGCCGGCCGGCTGA
- a CDS encoding SRPBCC family protein, whose amino-acid sequence MTGHTQNEITIAAPLDLVWEVTNDLENWPRLFSEYASVEILSREGRRTTFRLTMHPDENGTVWSWVSEREPDRDTLTVKARRVETGPFAHMDIHWRYEEVPAGTRMIWTQDFAMKPEAPVDDEWMTDNINRNSKVQLGLIRDRIEKAAAERGATRGLTD is encoded by the coding sequence ATGACCGGACACACGCAGAACGAGATCACCATCGCGGCGCCTCTGGACCTGGTCTGGGAGGTGACCAACGACCTGGAGAACTGGCCGCGGCTGTTCAGCGAGTACGCCTCCGTCGAGATCCTCTCCCGGGAGGGCCGTAGGACGACGTTCCGGCTGACCATGCACCCGGACGAGAACGGCACCGTGTGGAGCTGGGTCTCGGAGCGCGAGCCGGACCGCGACACGCTGACCGTCAAGGCCCGCCGGGTCGAGACGGGGCCCTTCGCCCACATGGACATCCACTGGCGGTACGAGGAGGTGCCGGCCGGCACCCGGATGATCTGGACGCAGGACTTCGCGATGAAGCCGGAAGCGCCGGTCGACGACGAGTGGATGACCGACAACATCAACCGGAACTCCAAGGTCCAGCTGGGCCTGATCCGGGACCGCATCGAGAAGGCCGCCGCCGAGCGCGGTGCCACCCGCGGTCTGACCGACTGA
- a CDS encoding acyl carrier protein, with the protein MTDRITVEELAELMKKSAGVTVAPEELRRDDAGFDRLGVDSLGLLGIVGELENRYGTPMPPDAERSKSPRQFLDLVNSALMTGA; encoded by the coding sequence ATGACTGACCGCATCACTGTGGAAGAGCTGGCCGAACTCATGAAGAAGTCCGCCGGTGTCACCGTCGCCCCGGAGGAACTCCGCCGCGACGACGCCGGCTTCGACCGCCTGGGCGTCGACTCGCTCGGCCTGCTGGGGATCGTGGGCGAACTGGAGAACCGGTACGGCACGCCGATGCCTCCCGACGCCGAGCGCTCCAAGTCGCCCCGGCAGTTCCTCGACCTCGTCAACAGCGCCCTCATGACAGGAGCCTGA